The Mus musculus strain C57BL/6J chromosome 16, GRCm38.p6 C57BL/6J DNA window AATTTCTGCTCAGGGTTAAGCCATGAAAGAGCATCTCACCGTGAAGTACATCTAAGGATTCAAGTAGGAAGTAACTCCCTtgtctttcctaaaatgactgCAGAAAAACTGTAACATCCACCTGCTTTACACACACATCCAAGATGTGAAAGTGATTCTTGTGTACAAGCGACCAGAAATCCAGGTAAAAACCCTAAAAGGGAGATTCTGGTCAGGGAAGAAGAACCTGAGTCAGCAGAAGTGAGTTAGAGCGATGTGCTAACTGTGGGTAATGACATATTGGCATTCCTGGACAGTTGTGAGAGTCGAATCTGTGTCCTCATCCCAAACACAGTGTGATTCAAGGCTTTACTTAGCCACCCCATAGAGTGTGCATGTGTCAGTTACACATAGATACTATGACTACCATTTTGTccaattaaaacaaattaaaatgttaaataaaagaaaaccatgtTTTGAACAGAAcattatatatatgaaagataGGTGATAGACCtgacttgcttgctttctttgatGTTTTAATGTATGTTGCTTATACTTTTAGGTCTTCCTAATCTTATGTTTAAGTTATATCAAAATGTCGGTATTAGTCTCAAAACCACTTACAAAGTATTGTGTAACAAAAAATTGTGTGATTCACGTGTCCCTGCTTGTGTACTTTGTAGTTATGCCTGTGCATTTGAACTTTCCTCACTGTTGCTGCATTCTCTTCTGTTGGATATATTGTAGGTGTTTAAGTGATTAGTGATTAGTGTGTAGGCGGATCGCATCATTGTAGCCTATGTTGCTAAAATGACACCCAGTAACATCTCAATCAGGCATTCAGGCAGTCAGTTTTTCCACATGGGCCCTATAAAGGATATAACATGCAGTGTTTCTTTATAAAAACAGCCTACCCACAGGGCACTGAGCTTCATTCTGGCATAGTACACAGGAGTTAGCTCCATCTTATTTACATATAGATGCTGGCCTTTAGTATGCGATGAGAAAAGCTCAGGTGGAAGACATATAGGTAGATGCCACATTTCCAAACGAGCTGCAGCCAGATCTTTCCTGTGTCCACACTCAAGGAGAGCTCTACTCTGGCGGACACTGTTGTGAGGTTGTTTGCAGGAAAGGAAAGCAGGACAGATGCAGAGCTATCAGGCATTGCCAGCATTCCTGCAGAGAAGCTACTGTAGCTGCTATGATAAAGAGCTGCTTGGTGCCTCAGAGCATCTTGGGTATTTCAATGAGTGAGACTCATCTCACTTCACACAGCCTCAGGCTCACTATCGATAATATCTATCTAGTAGTAGCAAAATTAGTGCCTGCCACCTGCCTATCCTGAAAGGCTTTTGATTGTGGCCTCCCACCTCTGTCTGACTCCCCTAATCTCATCCAAAACATTTACTGTGAAATGGCATTTGTAGGGTCCTAGTAAGGACACATTTCTTCTCAAACATTCAGATCATTGATTACCATAGTTAGGGACTTGAGCTTATAGCCtcatctgaatttttttctgagatttttttcccccttacatTATATTTATTCAGTGAGCAACTTAGACCCTTTCTTGCCTTGTTGTTAATGACCTTTCCAAGAGAGGAAGTGACCTACTCAAGAGTTGGTTGCACACAAGGAAACAAGAGAGTCCTTAGCTTGGGACTCAGCATAGGGCTTTATCTAGCCACACACAGTTAGGGAACTTTCCAGACCGTGGCCCTGAGCCAAGGGCAGACACCTTAGTGAATAACAGCTTCTGTTCACAGCTGCTCTGTTCTTTGCATTTTCTGAGAACATTTCCCCACCCCTCATTAGCCTGTTAGTTCAGGTGTTTGGAAATGTACAAACATAATAAACACTGTTCTTGGGCAGACTCTGCTCCTTGGCCTGCGTATGAGCTGGCACAGCGGAGTGGAGAGGTGAGCAGATGGCCAGTGTTGCCTCTGGAGCCGCAACACTCTGGAAGTTCACAGACAATGAACTGACAGCAGTGGATCATTCTCTGTGAAACTCCCCTTGCTCGCTTTCCTCCTGGCGTTTGGTCCACATGCTTACTATGACTCTTCAGGGCATCACTAAACACTGTGGCAAGGTTTGACGgtatttctatatttatatattccatATCTAAATTTTTAATCTTTGCAGTCACTTTTTAAGACTTAGACTAAACACAAATATAAAGTTCAAAGACAAATTCTAGATTGACACCTGCAAATGAAATTCTTCACTGGTTGTGGCAGAAGATGGTGTTTGTGAACAGTTTATCTCCTGACTCCTTCAGAATGAAAATGAGGCCTTATAAGCCCCTAGTGCTGAGGTACTCCTTTTCATAATGGCTTTATAGTCTCCTATTGAATAACTTGTTTTGTTTCACAATGCCTATAATTACCTATAACCTGTCTGCCTTCTTCTGCTCTGGGTTTCTTATTTAGACAGTTGTTGTTAGTAAGGATCTAGTTTGTTTCACTATGTTGTGAATACACCCTCCAGCATATGCTGGTGGGAGGGGAGCAGGAGGGCACCTTTTCCACACCTCTGAGTTGGGTGTGAATCTGATCTGGTGCAGCAGGTAGACTGCCACAATGCTCAAAATACTCATATGTATGTGCTTTATGGCTTGCTGGTACCCAGTTTCAAAGGTACATCCTTAGGGCCgtagacacccccacccccgtaaGAAGAGGCATTTGTTTGGAGTTTTAAACGGTGTCTTGAAAAGAAATGCCCTTGGAGCATCAGCAATTATTATATGTACTGAAAAGGTGACTTAGAGACTAGAGTAATTAGCAATTTAGTTTAAGCTGACATTGAAATTATACCATCATAACTTACACAAATGCCTAACCCGAATACTTTAAAAGGCTTTTTTTCTAGGTACTAGATTCAAAATGAatgggttttgtgtttttttttttatataaatgagaTGATTTTCTTAAAACTAGAATCTACTATATGTCTTATTAGACATTGGACTGGTGAATAATGAACTAATTTGTAAAGTAGGAGTTGCAATCCCTCAGAGAgcatcaagaaaaagaaaagagatgttAGAAACTATACTCTGCCCTACCTATGAAGAGGTATTGGGAAACATGAATGTTTTGTTCAGTATCATTCATCTTATACTTTAAGATCAGTAAAGCAGTACTGttgtaacagaaagcaacaagATGAGCAAGGATAACAATGGACTggatctttctccttccttccttcctttctctctctctctctctctctctctctctctctctctctctctctctctctttctttctttcagtgtgtAGTTAATGATCACATAGACTAGGAAGCAGTAGTAGTACCCAGTGTTTCTAACTCCTTTAACCATGCTGTTGGCTCTTCTGCCTCACTGCTGCCCTCACTGTTATTAACAGGAAGTATAGTCTTTGGGGAGTCAGGACTGCAGCTTCCTCTGCCGGCTCagtctgtgagcacaggtaagtcTGAGAAGCAGTCTGTCACAGCACACCCATCCCAGTGTCTTGTCTGCAGCTTCAGCCATTGTTCCCTCTGGCTGCCTTTTTCATCACATCACATGCTCCTCTACGTCATTGTCACTGCTGTTCTGTGTCCTTCATTAGGCAGCACAGCTGTCAATATGCTCCCACATCAGCCCCTGACGACTTTTCCATAGATCCAGAGTAGTCACATGTCATGctattaaacatatatatgagCTCTCTGTTGTCAAGTGCTCCTCATtgtcaaaaggaaagagaaatcgACTTGATGAGTGTTATTCTTAATATGATGGGTCTACCTTAGAATATACAATATTCTCTTCCTGTGGTTCTCAGAGGTTGGCAGATATGTGTTAATGTGCTGATGTCAAGTTTAAAAGGCACTATTTCACCTCTTTTTAAAAGCCCAAATGATCAGTGTCTTTTCTTGTCATGTATGTTCCTGTTTTCATTGAGAAAGTGCTAATATTTGTATTTACTATCTTAAGATGTTGTTCTGTGATCCTTGTGTTTAATAGGACATAATAAGAAAAGCAAGAAGCCTCATTTGCCACTAGTCTTGGGTTCCTGCAGGCTGCATTTAGAACCTGCCAGGTGTTTGGATGGTTGACAAGCTGCAGACTGGGAAGTTGATAGCAACAAAATTAGAACACTACCTGGAATAGACGCCTCCTCCTGACAGGGCAACTGTGCTGCTTGCTGACTGTGCAGCTTGCCCAGCCTCTCATGGAATACTGCACTTAAAAACAGTCAGTCCACATCT harbors:
- the Mrtfb gene encoding myocardin-related transcription factor B isoform X3, which translates into the protein MDHTGAIDTEEELGPLAHLAPSPQSESVAHEFQELSLQSSQHLPTLNERKNGSIVFGESGLQLPLPAQSVSTGHNKKSKKPHLPLVLGSCRLHLEPARCLDG